In the genome of Dyadobacter fermentans DSM 18053, the window CTCGACTGGATGTACGAAAACCAGAAACGCGGGCGCCTGGAAAACATCACCGCGAAAGTAGGTGGTGTGCCTTTCAACAAGGAAATCAACTTTATGACCACGCACGCGAACCTTTACCCCTCTCTCGCGCCCAGCGACGTGTATGAAAAAGTGAAGGAACAGGAAGCGGTGATCAATTCGCGTGAACACCGGTATATTCCTAAAAATGCCATCCAGAAAGCCGAACCAATGCTGCACGACGGCGACATCGTCGCGTTCACCTCGTCGGTGGAAGGGCTGGATGTGAACCATATGGGCATTATTTCGAAAGTTGGCAGCCGCGCGTACCTGATACACGCTTCGCTGACTGGCAAGAAGGTGATCATGACGAGCGTGCCCCTGGCGGAGTATGTCGCTTCGGTTCCGAAACACACGGGCATGATCGTGGCCCGGCTCAACGATATCTGATTAGTGAATGGATTTTATCGACCTTATTAATTACCGCAATTCTCCCTGGCTCTTGCTGCTGCTCGCCGGCACCATCGGGTTGGTGATCAGCATTATTGTCATCAGCCTTATCCGGGTTACCGCTTCGAGACGGGACTGGACCGTGGTGCGCGCCATCCGCGAGAACCTCACCAGCGTGCTGCATTTCTTTGTGCCGATCACGCTCATTACGGCTACCGCCAAAACGTATACTTATTCCAATCCGGAATACGACTGGGTTTTCGCATTGAGTAAAACCGCGCTCATCGGCATTACGACCTGGCTCATGGCCCGGATCGTGATCATCGTGGAGCGCATTCTGATCGATAAGCTCGATTTCAACTCCCCCGACAACAACCAGGCGCGGCGGCTTTTTACGAAGATCAAATTCGTGAAACGCATTGTCGTGATCATGGTCGTGACGATCGGCGTTTCGATACTGCTGCTCAGCTTCGAAAGCGTGCGGCAATATGGCGTGGGAATACTCACTTCCGCCGGTATCGCTTCGGTGATCATCGGTTTCGCGGCGCAGAAATCGCTGGCCAACCTCATGGCCGGTATTCAGATCGCATTTACGCAGCCAATCAAGATCGACGACGTGGTGATTGTGGAAGGCGAATGGGGGCGCATTGAGGAAATTAACCTGACTTACGTGGTCGTTAATATCTGGGACCTGCGGCGCATTGTACTTCCGATCACCTATTTCATCGAAACGCCGTTCCAGAACTGGACCCGGAATGATAGCGCACTTACCGGCACTGCATTCTTTTACCTCAATTACCACACGCCCGTCGATAAGCTGCGCGCGAAACTGAAAGAGGTGCTCGACAGCACACCGCTTTGGGACGGACGTGCGTGGGCATTGCAGGTTACCGATACGCAGGGGCAACTGATGGTGATCCGCGCGCTGATGTCGGCCAGGAATTCGGGCGAGACGTTCGACTTGCGTTGCCTGGTGCGAGAAAAGCTGATCGAATTTATTTCCAACGAGCACCCGGAGGCATTGCCCGCTACGCGCGTGGAAGAACAGACGCAGACGAAATTCCGGGTTTCGGAAACGGGTATTTAAAAAATTGGCCTCCGGAAGCTCCGAAGGCCAGTCTTTTCTTACTACTCACCTAACTCAATTTAACTCAATGCGATTACTGCAAAAGAGCTTTTCCCTTGTTAAAGAGGCATTAACGCTGTATTAAAAAGGAGTTAAAAAGGTGGGAATTTCAAAATGAATGTCGTGCCGCTGCCTAGT includes:
- a CDS encoding N-acetylmuramoyl-L-alanine amidase-like domain-containing protein, producing the protein MIRFVVLSILMLGAVASFGQASLQKTFVQKMELPASPDIGTQVLRISESFLGTPYVAGTLEGNPTERLVCKFDGLDCTTLVESVIALAVAKTENATFEEYKNELTRLRYREGIIDGYPSRLHYILDWMYENQKRGRLENITAKVGGVPFNKEINFMTTHANLYPSLAPSDVYEKVKEQEAVINSREHRYIPKNAIQKAEPMLHDGDIVAFTSSVEGLDVNHMGIISKVGSRAYLIHASLTGKKVIMTSVPLAEYVASVPKHTGMIVARLNDI
- a CDS encoding mechanosensitive ion channel family protein — its product is MDFIDLINYRNSPWLLLLLAGTIGLVISIIVISLIRVTASRRDWTVVRAIRENLTSVLHFFVPITLITATAKTYTYSNPEYDWVFALSKTALIGITTWLMARIVIIVERILIDKLDFNSPDNNQARRLFTKIKFVKRIVVIMVVTIGVSILLLSFESVRQYGVGILTSAGIASVIIGFAAQKSLANLMAGIQIAFTQPIKIDDVVIVEGEWGRIEEINLTYVVVNIWDLRRIVLPITYFIETPFQNWTRNDSALTGTAFFYLNYHTPVDKLRAKLKEVLDSTPLWDGRAWALQVTDTQGQLMVIRALMSARNSGETFDLRCLVREKLIEFISNEHPEALPATRVEEQTQTKFRVSETGI